The window ATGGGGAGGGGGAGTCGCCCCGGGCTCGCAAGCGAGCAGGAAGAGCGTGCAGAGGATCAATCCACCGGCACCCATACGGAAGCTTGTCCGTCGACTGTTTGCAAGCGGTTGGTTCAAGATTGACCTCCTGGAGGGGGAAGTTTGAAGTTTGAAGGATGAAGTTTGAAGGATGATGGAGACCTTTCTTGCAGGGGGCGCGGGCCTCTTGTCCTCCTGCTCCTGAGAGCACTGTTTCACCGCCAGTTTTCCGGCGTGTCCGGCAACCCTGCCTTTTTGGGCTCCTGACCCTTGCTCGTGCTTGAATGGGGCGCGCAGAGAACTGTCGTTGGATGGTGCGGCGCCAAGTCGATCGGAAGGGCGCATGATACCATAGTCCCCGGTTGTTCTTTCCGCTTGGTACGCCGATGAGAATCGGGGGGCCGGGGGGTACGGCATAAGGCGGGTTTTCCTCCGGCCGATACAGTCCATGAGAGCTGTCGATCCAATGCCAGCAGGGTTCCAGGGTCAACGGGTGGTTGCCTTCGAAAGCCGATTCGCGGAGGAAATGGCCTCGTTGATCTCGAGACATCAGGGTGTGGCTCAACTGGCTCCGGCCCTGGCGGAGGCCCCGCTGGAACAGAACGTCGGCGCCATCCGATTCGGGGAGAGGCTGCTCCAGGGCGACGTCGCCGTCGCCGTCTTCATGACCGGCGTGGGAACCCGAACCCTGATGGACGTGCTCCAGAGGCGCTACCGGCAACGGGACCTGCTGGGCGCCTTGTCCAGAGCCACGCTGATCGCACGAGGCCCCAAGCCCATTGCAGCGCTCAGGGCACTGGGCCTGTCTACGGTCATTCCCGTCCCCGAACCCAATACCTGGCGGGAAGTTCTGGAAGTCATGGATACCAGCGAGGGTTGCCCCAACCTCTCCGGATTGACGGTGGCCGTTCAGGAGTATGGGACGCCCAATCGACTGTTGCTTGAAGAACTCAGGAAACGGGGAGCCGAAGTGCTGCAGGTTCCCGTCTATCGATGGACACTGCCCTCCGACACCGGTCCGCTTTACCAGGCCATCGATGCCCTGATCGAGGGAACCTGCCGGGTGGTCCTGTTTACCAACTCCATGCAGGTGTCCCATCTCTTCCAACTGGCCAGCCAGCAGCAAAAGGCCGATGCCCTGCGACGCGCCTTGAACCATGCGGTGACCGCTTCCATCGGGCCCAATTGCAGCCAGGCGCTGCGCCGGGAGCTCGTCCGGGTGGACCTGGAAGCCGGCCAGCCCAATATGGCCCGCCTGGTGGAGGAGGCCTCCAGGAAAGCCGCCGCCAGTCCACGGGACGAGGGAGTCCCGCCATCTTCGCGGGTGGCTGTTTCGGTGGACGTCGAGTCCGGGACGCCGGTCCCGCGGACCTACAGCCGGCTGGACAACAGTGTCTTCATGCGAGCCTGCCGCCGTCAGGCCACCGAATACACGCCCATTTGGCTCATGCGCCAGGCTGGACGCTACATGGCCGAATACCGGGAAATACGCTCCCGGACTTCATTTCTGGGTTTGTGCAAGAACTCGGACCTGGCCGCCGAAGTTACCGTTACCGCGGCCCATCGTCTGGGGGTGGATGCCGCCATCATCTTTGCCGATATCCTCTTGATCGTCGAACCCATGGGCCTGGGTCTCACCTTCGAGGGCGGGGGTGGTCCCAACATCCAGGGGGTGATCCGTACACAGGCTGAGGTGGACCGGCTGTCCGAGGTCGAACCGGAAGAATCGCTGTCGTTCGTGTTCGATGCCGTGCGCAAGGCTCGGGCCGGGCTGAGGCCCGACTTGCCGCTCATCGGCTTTGCCGGAGCCCCTTTCACGCTGGCCTCCTACATCACCGAGGGAGGCGGGTCCAAGAACTATGTCCATACCAAGGAACTGATGTACCGCCATTCGGGAGCCTGGGACAGCATGATGCAGTTGATTTCCCGAAGCGTAACCAGGTATCTCAACGGCCAGATTCTGGCCGGGGCCCAGGCCGTTCAACTCTTCGACAGTTGGGCCGGATGCCTCAGCCCAGAGGACTACCGGCGTTGGGTGCTGCCCTACACCATCCAGGTGATCGAAAACATCAGGCCCGGCGTCCCGGTCATCTATTTCTCTACGGGAACCGGCGGATACCTGGAGTTGGTCGGATCGACCGGAGCCGACGTCATCGGGGTCGACTGGCGCATCGATCTGGCCCAGGCCTGGGCCAGGATCGGGGAGGGGCAAGCGGTGCAGGGCAACCTGGATCCCCTGGTGCTGCTGGGGCATCCCGACGGCATCGCGGAGAAAGCCGGAGAGATCCTGGATCAGGCTGAAGGGCGGCCGGGCCACATTTTCAATCTGGGCCACGGCATTCTGCCCCAGACCCCGGTGGACCAGGTGCTAAGACTGGTGGATGCCGTTCACGAGCGAAGCCGGAAGGTTCGGTGATCCGGATGAAACGCCCCAGCCGGATTGAGCGAGCCTATTCCGTCAGCCAGAAACGGATTGACTTTCGCGGGGAAGCCTCTTAAGGTTTGGGGGCATTGGCGGGAATAACTCAGCGGTAGAGTGCAACCTTGCCAAGGTTGAAGTCGCGGGTTCAAATCCCGTTTCCCGCTCCAGAATTCAAAAAGGCTATCGACTGGAAGAGGCTGCGCAAAGCGACCGCTTCCTGATCGATAGCCTTTTTTTGAAGTTAGAAGTTTGAAGGATGAAGTTTGAAGGATGAAGTTTGAAGGATGAAGTTTGAAGGATGAAGTTTGAAGTTCGGAGTCATTGCTGTCTGGTCTTCATTTTCTTGATGATGCTGGTCAAAATGGAGATCAATTCATTACATTCGATCTCCAGTTCAGCCAATCTATCCGGCGGAAGGATTTCGGAGGCTGCCAGAAGGCGGAGCCAGTAATGCGTTTCGCGGGCTTCCTTACAGGCGATGCTGTACTTGCTGACGAAGTCGGCTTCACTTTGCGCTGCTTGACCTTCTTCTACATTGGCCCCGATCGAAGTTCCAGACCTTAGCAACTGGTTCCCCAGCGTCCGCGAGACCCCTGGTTTCTCGTCCAGAAACCGGCATAGCACGACCACCCGCCGGGCAAACTCAAACGTCCTCTCCGGCAAATCCGACTTCACCCGTCCTCTTTCCACTTCCCACTTCAAACTTCATCCTTCAAACTTCCCCCTTCAAACTTCTAACTTCAAACTTCAAATGCCGGCCTGCCTGGTTGGCAAACCGCATTCGACACAGGAATACCCCCTCGTTGACCTCCTTCAGTTCGGCCTTGAGACAGGTGAAGGGCTCCAGGTCGGCGGGGGTGGCAGGCGCGCTGCAATCCGGGGGCTCCGCCCTCCTCCGCTGTCGAGCCAGCGCCACCACGGCCAGAGTGAGCCCCTTGGCCAGCAATATGATTGACAGGTAGAGATAGAAGTGGGTCATGACCTGGAATCCGCCGAAGGGCCCAGGGCGAGCCAGGTGCCCAGGGACGGATGGTGGCGCAACCGGTGCTTACAACCACAACTCTAGGTTCCACCCCCAAGATTGTCAACCGGAGCGCTGCCTGCAGTCAGCCGCATTTCTCACCCGGTGGCGGCGCTCCCGGGGGAGCATCGGTTGAGTTCCTTTCCCTTCGGATTCCACCCCTGCGGGACTGCCGGTTTTGATCTTGACTTGAACTTTCTCAACCGCTTAGATTGAGTTGGGGTTAGTACGGTGCCAACTCGGCAACCAGAGGCGAAATGAGGATCCTGTCAAGCGGTCAGATGAGTTGGGTGGATCGGGAGACTACGGCCCGATACGGTCTTCCCAGCCTGATGCTCATGGAAAATGCCGGCAGCGGCGTGGTGCGCGAGATGGAGCGGCATTTTGGCGGGCTCCAGGGCTCGAGGGTGCTGGTGGTCTGCGGCAAGGGGAACAACGGAGGAGACGGCCTGGTGGTGGCCCGACACCTCCACCTTGGAGGAGTAGCCACGCAAGTGGTCCTGATGGCTCGGCCGGAGTCCCTGAAAGGTGACGCCGGGACCAATCTGGGAATAGCCCAAAAGATGGGAGTTCCCATTGAGTGGATCGTCGAGGAGGGCGATGGGTCCGACAGAGTGCAGTCCCGTCTCGACCCCGCCAGGGCCGACATCCTGGTGGACGCCCTTCTGGGCACCGGAGTCAGACTTCCACTGACAGGTTTCATGGCGGAGGTGGTCGAATGCCTGAAGCGCTTTCCCCGCGTGGTGGCCATTGACCTTCCCTCCGGTCTGGACTGCGATTCCCTGGGGAATCCCCCGGGCGATGTGTCAGCTCCCCTATCCGAATTGACGGTGACCTTCACCGCTCCCAAGCCGGCCCATGTTTTCGCGCCCGCGGCCCGCTTTTCCGGGAAATGGGTGGTGATTCCCATCGGCAGCCCTCCCGAACTGGTGCGGGAGTCGGGGTCGCGGCTCCATCAGGTCGTCCGGGCCGAGGCTGCAACCACCCTGCAGGCTTTCGCGAGAGAGCCCGAGGCTCACAAGGGACACTTCGGCCACGTCCTGGCAGTCGCCGGTTCAACCGGCAAGACCGGCGCCGCCGCCATGACGGCGCAGGCGGCTCTTGCCTGTGGCGCCGGCCTGGTGACCCTGGCGGTGCCTGCCCCTTGCCAGCCGGTTGTGGCCGGTCAACTCCTGGAGGTTATGACGGAGCCGCTGGCAGCCACCCCCGGGGGGACATTCTCCACCAAGGCGTTCGACTACTCGAGGGTCGAGAGCCTGCTGCAGGGCAAAACGGTAGTCGCCTTGGGCCCGGGATTGGGGCGGGAGAGCGAAACCGTTCAGTTTGCCAGGCGCTTTGTTGAGGAGTGCCCGCTGCCGGTGGTTCTCGATGCCGACGGTATCAACGCCTGCCAGGGCGCCTTGGAACTGCTGGAGCGCAAAGAAGAGATTCTGGTGCTGACTCCGCATCCGGGGGAATTCGCGCGGCTGCTGGGGATCTCGACCCGGGAACTGCAGGAGAACCGAATCGAGCTGGCCAGGGACTTTGCCATGGGGAGGGGGCTGTACCTGGTCTTGAAGGGACACCAGACCCTGCTGGCCTCGCCTTCCGGTCAGGTCACCCTGAATTCGAGCGGGAACCCGGCCATGGCCAAGGGGGGCTCGGGAGACGTTCTGACCGGAATCGTGGCCGGACTCATGGCCCAATGGTTTTCGATGCCGGCCACCAGGGACCGACGGGGGGTCGACGATCTGGA is drawn from Acidobacteriota bacterium and contains these coding sequences:
- the hemE gene encoding uroporphyrinogen decarboxylase — encoded protein: MPAGFQGQRVVAFESRFAEEMASLISRHQGVAQLAPALAEAPLEQNVGAIRFGERLLQGDVAVAVFMTGVGTRTLMDVLQRRYRQRDLLGALSRATLIARGPKPIAALRALGLSTVIPVPEPNTWREVLEVMDTSEGCPNLSGLTVAVQEYGTPNRLLLEELRKRGAEVLQVPVYRWTLPSDTGPLYQAIDALIEGTCRVVLFTNSMQVSHLFQLASQQQKADALRRALNHAVTASIGPNCSQALRRELVRVDLEAGQPNMARLVEEASRKAAASPRDEGVPPSSRVAVSVDVESGTPVPRTYSRLDNSVFMRACRRQATEYTPIWLMRQAGRYMAEYREIRSRTSFLGLCKNSDLAAEVTVTAAHRLGVDAAIIFADILLIVEPMGLGLTFEGGGGPNIQGVIRTQAEVDRLSEVEPEESLSFVFDAVRKARAGLRPDLPLIGFAGAPFTLASYITEGGGSKNYVHTKELMYRHSGAWDSMMQLISRSVTRYLNGQILAGAQAVQLFDSWAGCLSPEDYRRWVLPYTIQVIENIRPGVPVIYFSTGTGGYLELVGSTGADVIGVDWRIDLAQAWARIGEGQAVQGNLDPLVLLGHPDGIAEKAGEILDQAEGRPGHIFNLGHGILPQTPVDQVLRLVDAVHERSRKVR
- a CDS encoding four helix bundle protein yields the protein MKWEVERGRVKSDLPERTFEFARRVVVLCRFLDEKPGVSRTLGNQLLRSGTSIGANVEEGQAAQSEADFVSKYSIACKEARETHYWLRLLAASEILPPDRLAELEIECNELISILTSIIKKMKTRQQ
- a CDS encoding NAD(P)H-hydrate dehydratase, which codes for MRILSSGQMSWVDRETTARYGLPSLMLMENAGSGVVREMERHFGGLQGSRVLVVCGKGNNGGDGLVVARHLHLGGVATQVVLMARPESLKGDAGTNLGIAQKMGVPIEWIVEEGDGSDRVQSRLDPARADILVDALLGTGVRLPLTGFMAEVVECLKRFPRVVAIDLPSGLDCDSLGNPPGDVSAPLSELTVTFTAPKPAHVFAPAARFSGKWVVIPIGSPPELVRESGSRLHQVVRAEAATTLQAFAREPEAHKGHFGHVLAVAGSTGKTGAAAMTAQAALACGAGLVTLAVPAPCQPVVAGQLLEVMTEPLAATPGGTFSTKAFDYSRVESLLQGKTVVALGPGLGRESETVQFARRFVEECPLPVVLDADGINACQGALELLERKEEILVLTPHPGEFARLLGISTRELQENRIELARDFAMGRGLYLVLKGHQTLLASPSGQVTLNSSGNPAMAKGGSGDVLTGIVAGLMAQWFSMPATRDRRGVDDLESVITLAVFVHGLAGDLAQEIRGDQSVMASDLTGFTAEALRKIREAAPGFGAVACNRPPQAARIP